From a single Acidobacteriota bacterium genomic region:
- a CDS encoding carotenoid 1,2-hydratase, translating into MDIRNLFEQVTAEPLRAVEGIFESLAEQVSGRASTLRDGTEHDPVELPRDLAAHSDVQTEWWYYTGHAETDSGREFGFELVFFKRRTDLDKFSIVPVRLIGNPFYFAHFAISDVESQSFRYDHKKSSNGVLDEPAAASESHYYLRLGDWSVRESGGVHILRATLKDGTIFEASLKPTKPVVLNGENGVSFKDAGEASRYFAYTRMEMEGDITLGGKTEHFRGSGWMDREFGTWLPTENQKGWDWFSIQLDSGCELMCYHLRNSENETSPYSSGTYVDEHGNVTKFRNEDFTIVPTEHWTSPNTNATYPSGWAIKVPKLKLDLRVAPMFRDQELDTRGTTMIVYWEGSCRVRGTAAGESVKGKAYAELVGYDRSHESPNLAFFLFGNPRDILPSFGFN; encoded by the coding sequence ATGGATATCCGCAACCTTTTTGAACAGGTGACAGCCGAACCGCTGCGAGCGGTCGAAGGCATTTTTGAATCTCTCGCCGAGCAGGTCTCCGGCCGGGCGAGCACGCTTCGCGATGGCACGGAGCACGACCCGGTCGAGCTTCCCCGCGACCTCGCGGCGCATTCCGACGTGCAGACCGAATGGTGGTACTACACCGGCCATGCCGAGACCGACTCGGGCCGCGAATTCGGCTTTGAACTGGTCTTTTTCAAACGCCGGACGGACCTCGACAAGTTTTCGATAGTTCCGGTGCGGCTGATTGGCAATCCGTTCTATTTCGCTCATTTTGCGATCTCGGACGTTGAGAGCCAATCGTTTCGTTACGATCACAAGAAGAGTTCGAACGGCGTTTTGGATGAACCGGCCGCAGCGAGCGAATCGCACTATTACCTGCGGCTTGGCGATTGGTCGGTGCGGGAATCGGGCGGCGTTCACATCCTTCGAGCAACATTGAAAGACGGCACGATCTTCGAAGCCTCGCTCAAACCCACGAAGCCGGTCGTTCTCAACGGCGAGAACGGCGTTTCTTTTAAGGATGCCGGCGAAGCTTCGCGCTACTTTGCCTACACTCGTATGGAAATGGAGGGCGATATTACGCTCGGCGGCAAGACCGAGCACTTCCGAGGCTCGGGATGGATGGACCGCGAGTTTGGCACATGGCTCCCGACCGAGAACCAAAAGGGCTGGGATTGGTTCTCGATACAGCTCGATAGTGGCTGCGAGCTGATGTGCTATCACCTCAGGAACAGCGAGAACGAAACCTCGCCATATTCGAGCGGCACCTATGTTGACGAGCACGGAAATGTGACCAAGTTCCGCAACGAGGACTTCACCATCGTACCAACCGAGCACTGGACGAGCCCGAACACTAATGCGACATATCCGAGCGGATGGGCGATAAAGGTGCCGAAGCTCAAACTTGACTTACGCGTCGCTCCGATGTTCCGCGACCAGGAACTCGATACCCGCGGGACGACGATGATAGTTTATTGGGAAGGGTCTTGCCGGGTCCGCGGAACGGCAGCGGGTGAATCTGTGAAAGGAAAGGCCTATGCTGAACTCGTTGGTTACGACCGATCTCACGAAAGCCCGAACCTGGCGTTCTTTCTCTTCGGAAATCCGCGAGACATTCTTCCGAGTTTTGGATTCAACTAG
- a CDS encoding zf-HC2 domain-containing protein, with protein MSGENRSMRCKEIELTLPLYFDGELRSGDAAEIEMHLDGCPVCRQRLADLKDLKSEIASLSRPQLSAERIGMIRAAVAESLPISPTAAPGFRLIESTGNWFDRWLFPSTIGSFASFVMGITLLWLLMSPAEGLNVAANRTPQQPAERPIYLTGSDPLSVELTPFQYASTRYSVSAESPSVNPQGALVALTRSLLRGEMKDEEVVVVADVFGNGLARIAEVVEPLNDDQAIRDLEKALQSDPDFAPFVPASMDRRGQSVRVVLKLQTVDVDMRQTSPVN; from the coding sequence ATGAGCGGAGAGAACAGGTCAATGCGTTGCAAAGAGATCGAACTCACTCTGCCGTTGTATTTTGACGGCGAGCTTCGCTCCGGTGACGCCGCAGAGATAGAAATGCATCTGGATGGCTGCCCTGTTTGCCGTCAGCGGCTTGCCGACCTGAAAGATCTAAAGAGCGAGATCGCTTCGCTTAGCCGGCCGCAGCTATCAGCCGAGCGGATCGGAATGATCCGTGCGGCGGTGGCCGAGAGCCTTCCGATATCTCCGACAGCGGCGCCCGGCTTCAGGTTGATCGAAAGTACCGGAAACTGGTTCGACCGTTGGCTGTTTCCTTCGACGATCGGCTCATTCGCATCGTTCGTCATGGGTATCACGCTACTTTGGCTGCTAATGTCGCCGGCCGAGGGGTTGAACGTGGCCGCGAACCGAACGCCGCAGCAGCCTGCTGAACGGCCGATCTACCTGACAGGAAGCGACCCGCTTTCGGTTGAACTTACACCCTTCCAATACGCCAGCACCCGGTATTCTGTCTCGGCCGAGTCGCCAAGTGTTAATCCGCAGGGGGCATTGGTCGCATTGACGCGGTCGTTGCTTCGGGGCGAAATGAAGGATGAAGAGGTTGTTGTGGTTGCGGACGTCTTCGGCAACGGGCTCGCCCGGATCGCCGAGGTCGTAGAGCCGCTCAACGACGACCAGGCAATTCGTGACCTTGAAAAAGCTTTGCAATCCGATCCAGATTTTGCACCGTTCGTCCCCGCCAGCATGGACCGCCGCGGCCAGAGCGTAAGGGTCGTGCTGAAGCTTCAGACCGTAGATGTCGATATGAGACAAACCTCGCCAGTAAACTAG
- a CDS encoding sigma-70 family RNA polymerase sigma factor encodes MALSRSIVYDEDTLNEAASAAGLDSAISRQEIELLEGLKAGRQEAFDTLIDRFSSDIFATLYRMTEDAEEAADLTQETFMSAAKSVAGFRGDSGLKTWLYRIAINHARNRKRWWFRRGKTKTISIDSPIGPSEQTIGDTLDAGSRSPEDEAIWRERQLSLRRALNELPEIFREAVVLCDIEGLSYDEIAEVLGISMGTVKSRIARGREELRRKLKGY; translated from the coding sequence ATGGCCCTTAGCAGATCGATCGTTTACGATGAGGACACGCTGAACGAAGCAGCTTCGGCAGCGGGACTCGACTCGGCCATCTCGCGACAGGAAATAGAATTGCTTGAAGGGCTGAAGGCGGGGCGGCAGGAAGCTTTTGACACTTTGATCGACCGCTTTTCGAGCGATATCTTCGCGACGCTTTATCGCATGACCGAAGACGCCGAAGAAGCCGCCGACCTTACGCAAGAGACGTTCATGAGTGCCGCAAAGTCGGTCGCGGGCTTCCGCGGCGACTCAGGCTTGAAAACATGGCTCTATCGCATCGCGATCAACCACGCCCGCAATAGAAAGCGGTGGTGGTTCCGGCGGGGAAAGACGAAGACGATCTCGATCGATTCGCCCATCGGTCCTTCGGAGCAAACGATCGGCGATACTCTCGACGCGGGTTCGCGTTCGCCCGAGGACGAGGCAATCTGGCGCGAAAGGCAGCTTTCGCTCCGCCGGGCACTGAATGAACTGCCCGAGATCTTTCGCGAAGCCGTAGTGCTCTGCGACATCGAGGGTTTGAGTTACGACGAGATAGCCGAGGTGCTCGGCATCTCAATGGGCACGGTAAAATCGCGGATCGCCCGCGGCCGTGAAGAGCTTAGAAGAAAGCTCAAAGGTTATTGA
- a CDS encoding tetratricopeptide repeat protein, with translation MIEESTEQTKNDHIAARVSVRVSPGPYLTAISLLLLIALFLLYLELFAAAAILAVGSVVTGFIFAVTDRVVFDGKRIRRTGILPRTGYRMFGLRDRLKLTDIEQVDSQSVRGIRRSGRFPYRHRTTFRGKGIAMTVVSGGERYRKFVREVLGRLDPNVLDARSLELREYLSDPATIDRLIEQFRIPSADVLEPSFKKWKAARNSDVLPGEGSGQEFSQKARELRDLGNRLRFSGSLIQAAEAFRRALRLDPRDGWVLFDLGRCLLSVAGYERDSKLHRRAIALMRLAERRAGEDGELLSRLGEAYFQVGDWKRANTAFRRAIEVLGDGFRAIRGLAEIALREGKIAHVIHNFGAANRSAENAALRRWAGTEADYFSRLNADDEYMELEVSRVNLLERLERNSRVAVRASFVGLLVLFGGLVFEQVMVANFGWAIIFIAVGLRLVLLIGRKMMTNRIPFELVERDREE, from the coding sequence GTGATAGAAGAATCGACCGAACAAACCAAGAACGACCACATTGCCGCTAGGGTAAGCGTTCGTGTTTCGCCGGGGCCATATTTGACGGCGATATCGCTTCTGCTTCTCATCGCTCTATTTCTTCTTTACCTCGAGCTTTTTGCTGCGGCCGCGATCCTTGCGGTCGGGTCGGTCGTCACGGGCTTCATCTTTGCCGTGACCGACCGCGTCGTTTTTGACGGGAAGCGGATCCGGCGTACGGGCATACTTCCGCGGACCGGCTACCGTATGTTCGGCCTCCGCGATCGCTTGAAGCTGACGGACATCGAACAGGTAGATAGCCAGTCGGTGCGTGGCATTCGTCGCAGCGGTCGTTTTCCGTATCGCCACCGCACGACCTTTCGGGGCAAGGGCATTGCGATGACGGTCGTATCGGGAGGCGAGCGTTACAGGAAGTTCGTGCGTGAGGTGCTCGGTAGGCTGGACCCGAACGTCCTCGATGCCAGATCGCTCGAACTCCGCGAATACCTCTCAGACCCTGCGACGATCGATCGGCTGATCGAGCAGTTCCGCATTCCATCGGCCGACGTGCTCGAGCCCTCGTTCAAGAAATGGAAGGCCGCACGCAACTCCGATGTTCTTCCGGGCGAAGGTTCTGGGCAGGAGTTTAGCCAAAAGGCACGCGAGCTCCGCGACCTCGGAAATCGGCTTCGATTTTCGGGCTCGCTGATCCAGGCGGCCGAGGCTTTTCGGCGTGCCCTGCGGCTCGACCCGCGTGACGGCTGGGTGCTGTTCGACCTCGGGCGATGCCTTCTTTCGGTTGCCGGCTACGAGCGAGACAGCAAGCTCCATCGGCGGGCGATTGCTCTTATGAGGCTCGCCGAGCGGCGGGCCGGCGAGGACGGCGAACTGCTTTCGCGTCTCGGCGAGGCTTACTTTCAAGTAGGCGATTGGAAGCGGGCAAATACGGCATTTAGGCGTGCGATCGAAGTCTTAGGCGACGGCTTTCGTGCCATCCGCGGGCTTGCGGAGATCGCACTTCGCGAAGGAAAAATTGCACACGTTATTCACAATTTTGGTGCAGCGAATCGTTCTGCTGAGAATGCCGCACTTCGCCGTTGGGCCGGGACCGAGGCAGATTATTTCTCGCGGCTTAATGCCGATGATGAATACATGGAACTCGAGGTCAGCCGCGTCAATCTGCTCGAAAGGCTTGAGCGAAATAGCCGCGTCGCCGTCCGAGCTTCGTTTGTCGGGCTACTTGTACTTTTCGGGGGGCTGGTTTTTGAACAGGTGATGGTCGCCAACTTCGGCTGGGCGATCATTTTCATCGCCGTTGGCTTGAGGCTTGTTCTCCTCATAGGCCGCAAGATGATGACCAACCGCATTCCGTTCGAACTCGTTGAGCGAGACCGTGAGGAATAA